Proteins found in one Triticum urartu cultivar G1812 chromosome 4, Tu2.1, whole genome shotgun sequence genomic segment:
- the LOC125553652 gene encoding putative pentatricopeptide repeat-containing protein At1g10330 — MWTGSPYSFAVLERLLQDHFSAPRRLLQVHALLLTSGALSTSHAAATFPYNCLIHAHLRLPASTVTPLCGPLRLFSTMLAAGARPNGHTFPSLLRSASASGPATMALHAQCLRRGLTADRFVACSLVSSYGRAGRLAHDASKVFDEMASPDLASSNAMLDVLCLAGDVAAARVFFERMVVRDVVSWTTLISGLSRNGCHWDAVEIFRGFLVDNRGLLGEATLVSVLSACANLDGAEGLVVGTAVHAYVVRHEVDLTAFLGTALIDMYGKYGKLDCCRRAFHAVSEKEVCTWNALLSALANHGKETEALVKLNMMIVGGFLPNQITFLALLTGCARAGLVEIGLYWFETMVTEYKVTPMMAHYGCVVDLLGRAGRFMEAIERIERMPFLPDASVWGALLGASKLHGNVELVAEIGRNLVALGPQQSDRYVTIRNIYLENGNWCAATRMGEVMHDAGIKKTAGQSSVVFHSSAIT, encoded by the coding sequence ATGTGGACGGGCTCCCCGTACTCCTTCGCCGTCCTCGAACGCCTCCTCCAAGATCACTTCTCCGCCCCTCGCCGCCTCCTCCAGGTCCATGCCCTCCTCCTCACCTCCGGCGCGCTCTCCACCTCCCACGCTGCCGCCACCTTCCCCTACAACTGCCTCATCCATGCCCACCTCCGCCTCCCCGCTTCCACCGTTACCCCGCTATGCGGCCCCCTCCGCCTCTTCTCGACCATGCTCGCCGCCGGCGCGCGCCCCAACGGCCACACGTTCCCTTCCCTCCTCaggtccgcctccgcctccggaccagccACCATGGCCCTCCACGCGCAGTGCCTCCGCCGCGGGCTTACGGCCGACCGCTTCGTTGCATGCTCGCTCGTCAGCTCCTATGGCCGAGCTGGCCGTCTCGCGCATGACGCTTCTAAGGTGTTTGACGAAATGGCCAGCCCGGATCTCGCCTCCTCTAACGCCATGCTTGATGTGCTGTGTCTCGCTGGGGACGTGGCTGCGGCTAGAGTGTTCTTTGAGCGGATGGTGGTGAGGGATGTGGTATCATGGACGACGCTCATCTCTGGGTTATCGAGGAATGGGTGCCACTGGGATGCTGTCGAGATCTTCAGGGGATTTTTGGTGGACAACAGGGGACTGCTCGGTGAGGCCACGTTGGTCAGCGTGCTCTCGGCTTGTGCAAACTTGGATGGTGCTGAGGGGCTTGTGGTCGGGACGGCTGTTCACGCTTATGTCGTTCGCCATGAGGTTGACCTCACAGCGTTCTTGGGCACGGCGTTGATCGACATGTATGGGAAGTATGGGAAGCTTGACTGTTGTAGGAGAGCTTTTCATGCTGTATCTGAGAAGGAGGTCTGTACGTGGAATGCGCTGCTGTCTGCACTGGCTAATCATGGGAAAGAGACTGAAGCACTGGTTAAGCTCAACATGATGATAGTTGGAGGGTTCTTGCCAAATCAGATTACATTTCTTGCTCTACTGACAGGTTGTGCTCGAGCAGGATTGGTGGAGATTGGGTTATACTGGTTCGAGACGATGGTGACTGAATACAAGGTGACTCCGATGATGGCCCATTATGGATGTGTTGTGGACCTGTTAGGCCGTGCTGGCCGTTTCATGGAGGCCATTGAGAGGATAGAGCGGATGCCCTTTTTGCCTGATGCTTCTGTGTGGGGCGCGCTTCTTGGTGCTTCCAAGCTCCACGGAAATGTGGAGCTTGTTGCTGAGATTGGGCGAAATCTAGTGGCTCTTGGTCCTCAGCAATCCGACCGGTATGTGACTATCAGGAATATTTATCTAGAAAATGGGAATTGGTGTGCTGCGACGAGAATGGGTGAGGTGATGCATGACGCCGGGATCAAGAAGACAGCAGGACAAAGTAGTGTTGTGTTTCACAGCTCTGCCATTACTTGA